The proteins below are encoded in one region of Silene latifolia isolate original U9 population chromosome 2, ASM4854445v1, whole genome shotgun sequence:
- the LOC141628994 gene encoding L-type lectin-domain containing receptor kinase IX.1-like: MDHTNPSNLCSSGFRVKKVQAYIFGIALVLVLFTPFTISLSFNFTSFSKNNPDIVLLGDSFISNGMIQLTNTSLHWSAGRAYYSRPIQLWDENTKKVTDFTTHFSFVILCENPPQCGDGLSFFLAPVNSSVPDNSTGPYLGLVSNHSYNDPIKNHFLAVEFDTYKNVWDPSDNHVGIDVNSIVSRANVTWKSSIKNGSTANAWITYDSSTHNLSLFLTYAPNPIFRGNSSLSYIIDLRTYLPENIQVGFSSSAGPNPECHNILSWEFYTALPHIYDDGGPAHGPSSPVLKSKAAKAGLIAGVVGGIFVLLVVSGILCCFCRRRWALGPRTKNDEIYFGEDDDDDFEKGTGPRRFTYEELSRATNNFAAEGKLGEGGFGGVYKGFLGDQGREIAVKRISSGSKQGKKEYVSEVKIISRLRHRNLVQLLGWSHDRGELLLVYEFMPKGSLDYHLYGSVQVALPWTVRYKVSHGLALALLYLHEEWEQCVVHRDIKSSNVMLDSNFNAKLGDFGLARSVDHGLTGSQTTVLAGTLGYMAPECAVTGKANKESDVYSFGVVALEIACGRRPVKFNEDPSKVQLVGWVWSLYGEGILLEAVDEQLEGEFDTKQVECLMVVGLWCCHPDYPQRPSIRQVINVLNQDSPLPNLPTRLPVPTYFVPPINMDVSSNNSSSANTGSTDTTSSSSQPVLAATAPLLSEKASV, translated from the coding sequence ATGGATCATACGAATCCCAGCAACTTATGCTCCTCTGGATTTCGAGTTAAAAAAGTTCAAGCTTACATCTTTGGTATTGCACTTGTCTTAGTACTTTTTACTCCATTTACAATATCACTCTCCTTCAATTTTACTAGTTTTAGCAAAAACAATCCTGACATTGTCTTGTTGGGCGATTCGTTTATATCAAACGGAATGATCCAGTTAACAAACACATCCCTTCATTGGAGCGCAGGCAGAGCGTACTACTCTCGTCCTATACAACTTTGGGACGAAAACACTAAGAAAGTCACTGATTTTACCACCCATTTTTCATTCGTCATCTTGTGCGAAAACCCTCCTCAGTGCGGTGACGGTCTCTCTTTTTTCCTTGCACCCGTAAACTCTTCAGTTCCTGACAATTCAACTGGTCCATATCTCGGGTTAGTTTCAAACCATTCATATAATGATCCAATCAAAAACCACTTTTTAGCTGTCGAGTTCGACACCTACAAGAATGTTTGGGACCCAAGTGATAATCATGTTGGTATAGATGTTAATTCCATAGTTTCAAGAGCTAATGTAACCTGGAAGAGTAGCATCAAGAATGGGTCAACAGCGAATGCTTGGATAACATATGATTCTTCTACACATAATCTGAGTCTTTTTCTAACTTATGCTCCTAACCCTATTTTCAGGGGCAATTCTAGCCTTTCTTATATTATTGACCTTCGCACTTACTTGCCCGAAAATATCCAAGTTGGTTTCTCCAGTTCTGCAGGACCAAATCCCGAGTGTCATAATATTCTTTCTTGGGAGTTCTACACAGCCTTGCCACACATCTATGATGATGGTGGTCCAGCACATGGGCCTAGTAGCCCAGTACTTAAGAGTAAGGCCGCCAAGGCTGGATTGATTGCTGGTGTGGTGGGGGGTATTTTCGTCTTGCTTGTAGTTTCGGGCATACTTTGCTGTTTTTGTAGGCGGAGATGGGCACTGGGTCCGAGAACTAAAAATGATGAAATTTATTTCGGTGAGGACGATGATGATGACTTTGAGAAAGGTACCGGTCCAAGGAGGTTTACGTATGAGGAACTTAGTAGAGCGACCAACAACTTTGCTGCGGAAGGGAAGCTAGGAGAAGGTGGCTTTGGAGGGGTTTACAAGGGTTTCTTGGGCGATCAAGGTAGAGAAATTGCGGTAAAGAGAATCTCAAGTGGATCCAAACAAGGCAAAAAGGAATATGTATCAGAAGTGAAAATTATTAGCCGATTAAGGCATAGGAATTTGGTTCAGCTTCTCGGGTGGTCCCACGATCGAGGGGAATTGCTTCTTGTTTACGAGTTTATGCCGAAGGGTAGTCTTGATTACCATCTTTACGGCAGTGTACAGGTTGCATTGCCGTGGACAGTTAGGTACAAAGTTTCCCATGGATTGGCATTGGCCTTGCTGTATCTCCATGAAGAATGGGAACAGTGTGTAGTACATAGAGACATCAAATCGAGTAATGTCATGCTTGATTCCAATTTCAATGCTAAACTCGGAGATTTTGGGCTAGCAAGATCAGTTGATCACGGCTTAACTGGATCACAGACAACCGTTTTAGCCGGTACTCTAGGCTACATGGCACCAGAATGTGCCGTCACAGGAAAGGCAAACAAAGAATCTGATGTTTACAGTTTTGGTGTGGTCGCCCTTGAAATAGCATGTGGAAGGCGGCCTGTCAAGTTCAATGAAGACCCAAGTAAGGTGCAACTGGTAGGATGGGTATGGAGCCTGTACGGGGAAGGTATTCTTCTAGAAGCTGTCGATGAACAGCTAGAAGGAGAGTTTGATACAAAGCAAGTAGAATGCTTAATGGTGGTGGGTTTGTGGTGTTGTCATCCAGACTACCCTCAAAGACCTTCGATTAGACAAGTTATAAATGTTCTAAACCAGGATTCTCCTTTACCAAATTTACCCACGCGGTTACCAGTTCCTACCTATTTTGTACCTCCTATAAATATGGATGTATCCTCCAACAACTCCTCATCCGCGAACACAGGCAGCACTGACACCACAAGCTCTTCATCTCAGCCCGTCCTAGCTGCCACTGCCCCTTTGCTGTCTGAGAAAGCCAGTGTGTGA